A segment of the Cetobacterium sp. ZOR0034 genome:
TTTCAATATCACCACGAGATCATAAAAATTTATTTTTATTTTCATGAAGTTTTATTCTGAGATAAATTTGTAACTCTTTTTTTTATAAGTACAAGTGTTTTTCATTTTTTTTGCAAAAAAATGAAACCCCAAGAAAATTGAGTTTTTTAAACACGAAATTTCCTTGGGTTAATTTTTTTATTTAAAATATATCTTTAATACTACTTATCTATTCTTTGCTTAGGTAAAAATTCTATAGGAATTTCAAACAGTTCTGATGATATTGATTTTGATTTCTTTTCTTCTACTTTAAAATCTTTTACTTCTGGAAATTTTACACCAAAATTAAATTTCATCATCACTTTTCCTAAATGTCTTACTCTTGGATTTTCCGTTGTAAAAACTGCACCTTTTGGTAATGTTATCGGATCCACTTTAATTATAAAATTACGTCCCTTCTCCTCTGCTATAGATGGAACATGATATCTTCCAAATCTATCTGTTTCCACAACAATTCCTTCCGGAGTAGCTAACCTAACGCCGGGCAAACCCTCTTCTTGAATTCCGTTATTTAAAATAAAAATTTCTAAAAATATTTTCCCACTATCATTTTTTATTACTCTCTGAACAATTATGATATCTTGACTAGTAACTCCTTTAGCTTTATCACCACTGTGTTCAGTCATAACTCTTCCTGAAGAGTTTTGAATTATATCAACTCCTCCACTCGTTTGAACTCTAACATTCGACATAACTGGTTGTTTCAATTCTTTTCTTATAACAACCATATTGTTTGTTACTGGTTCTATTTCAGAAATTCTTCCTTGGATTTTCTTTAAAACAATCGTATTGTAGCTATCAACAAAATTATATGTTTTTCCTTTTGTTGAAATTGTAGTTGTATTTTTTACATAATCTTCTTCTGGTAAATCTATTGTTATATGAACATTTTTGGCATCTGCATAATCTTGAATACCATCCTCATCTCTATCATGAAAAACTTTTCCAATTATTGTAGTGTGTTCAAAGATAGGATCTGAAACTATTTCAACATCTACTGAATCTATATTTGAAATACTCTCTCTAGATTTATTTTTTACAACAGCTATATTTTTATAAGTTCCTGGTTTTACACCTACACCTACTTTTAGTAAATATTTTATCTTTATTGTTTCTCCTGGCCCTATCTTGTTTATTGGACCTATTTCAATCTCTCTAAGTCCAGTTACTGAGAGTTTATTTTGAGTATAATTATCTACTTCTTGTACTGCAGATCCTTCAACATAGTTGAATCCTGGTGGAATTTTGTCTGCCACATATATATTAGTTACCTCATTTATTCCATTATTTTTTATCTCAATTGTGTATGGAACAAATTTGCCTACAGAAGCCTCTTCTATTTCTACTTGCTTATTTAAAATAAGATTACTTTGATTTCTTCCTATTTCAATAACTGCTCTTCTTAATTCTCCTTGCGATGTATTTTGCTCAGGATCAAATGGTAGAAAGGCATACGAAGCTATCTTTGTAGTTTTGTTAAAGTTACCATTTAAATTTACTCTTGATGAAAATACAAACGATATAGCCATTCTTGGTAATATTTCATTTTCAAAACTAAATCTATCATCTTCCGATGTTATATTGAGCTCACTAGGTTGAGGTAATGTACTCGTATTTCTTTTAGATTTTGACTTTGCAAATAGTTCTTCAGAACTATAAAACACTTTCTCATTTTCATCATTTAAATTCGTTAAAACTATACCTTGGAATTTATGCTCGCTAAATGCCGACTTACCATCGTCATCTTGTAAACTTTTACCATCTAATTCATGTTTCAAATCACTTCTACCTTTTAATGAAACTTTACTTGTATTTATTAAACTTATATAATAGATAGCTAATTCTCCTGGTAAAATGACTGGTGGATTACTATTTTTTTGATTACTATTTTCAAAATCTATTATAATTTTATCTTCTTGCTTTATGATTTCATTAGTGTCATTAAATTTATCCTCATAAGCAAACACATCATGTCTTAATCTTACAATTGGTTTATCTACTTCTACCTCTATATCTGGTATTTTATTTACTGAATTCAGTATCTTTTCTTTCGCATAATTATCC
Coding sequences within it:
- a CDS encoding DUF11 domain-containing protein, coding for DNYAKEKILNSVNKIPDIEVEVDKPIVRLRHDVFAYEDKFNDTNEIIKQEDKIIIDFENSNQKNSNPPVILPGELAIYYISLINTSKVSLKGRSDLKHELDGKSLQDDDGKSAFSEHKFQGIVLTNLNDENEKVFYSSEELFAKSKSKRNTSTLPQPSELNITSEDDRFSFENEILPRMAISFVFSSRVNLNGNFNKTTKIASYAFLPFDPEQNTSQGELRRAVIEIGRNQSNLILNKQVEIEEASVGKFVPYTIEIKNNGINEVTNIYVADKIPPGFNYVEGSAVQEVDNYTQNKLSVTGLREIEIGPINKIGPGETIKIKYLLKVGVGVKPGTYKNIAVVKNKSRESISNIDSVDVEIVSDPIFEHTTIIGKVFHDRDEDGIQDYADAKNVHITIDLPEEDYVKNTTTISTKGKTYNFVDSYNTIVLKKIQGRISEIEPVTNNMVVIRKELKQPVMSNVRVQTSGGVDIIQNSSGRVMTEHSGDKAKGVTSQDIIIVQRVIKNDSGKIFLEIFILNNGIQEEGLPGVRLATPEGIVVETDRFGRYHVPSIAEEKGRNFIIKVDPITLPKGAVFTTENPRVRHLGKVMMKFNFGVKFPEVKDFKVEEKKSKSISSELFEIPIEFLPKQRIDK